One genomic segment of Paenibacillus xylanexedens includes these proteins:
- a CDS encoding MFS transporter, which produces MRSRHMKAYTEKTKADSNDAKRVLLQLQGLYLFMGLAGGMFNPYINPILVAQGFSSKETGFIMAFGTLVSIILQPIWGILVDKFKKTRFVLVISLLVPASLAYFYNIQVYFILILIYTLCTIFQVTQIPVADSYAVTAARAANTSYGMIRLFGSIGTGVGGFAAGMYLSQFSIHMLWLPFLLFNILSAILASTLPRQTSISSSSVTFSVGLARLLRNRTFLLFLTGCFLVNQTLTAFNSFFVISFQMAGGSVTMTGTALLLASITNVPSMLAAAFILRKWGHERTMLLAAGAYMLRWGIQWLWPTPEVMIGVQVLHGLSFGFFYIAAVEYVASVTGREMQATGQSLFNMVFAGLGGIVGNMLNGYLLDSGGPSLMYLACTISAALGSVILYIVSRQAKEQRRAYSLE; this is translated from the coding sequence ATGAGAAGTAGACATATGAAGGCTTACACAGAGAAAACAAAAGCCGATTCCAATGATGCAAAACGTGTTTTACTCCAATTACAGGGCCTATATCTGTTTATGGGGCTTGCCGGGGGGATGTTTAACCCGTACATTAATCCCATATTGGTTGCACAAGGTTTTTCAAGTAAAGAAACCGGATTTATTATGGCGTTTGGCACACTCGTATCCATTATTCTTCAACCAATATGGGGAATTCTGGTAGATAAGTTTAAAAAGACACGTTTCGTACTGGTGATAAGCCTGCTTGTTCCTGCATCGTTAGCGTATTTCTACAATATTCAAGTGTACTTTATATTAATATTGATTTATACTTTATGCACTATATTCCAAGTGACTCAAATACCCGTGGCTGACTCCTATGCGGTTACCGCCGCGAGAGCAGCCAATACCTCATATGGCATGATCCGACTCTTCGGCAGCATAGGAACGGGAGTTGGTGGATTTGCCGCAGGGATGTATCTCTCCCAGTTTTCCATTCACATGTTATGGCTGCCATTTCTCCTGTTTAACATTCTGAGCGCTATACTGGCAAGTACACTTCCCCGGCAGACGAGTATCTCCTCGTCCTCGGTAACCTTCTCCGTAGGTTTGGCAAGATTGCTCCGAAACCGGACATTCCTTCTATTTCTAACAGGTTGTTTCCTGGTTAACCAAACGCTCACTGCGTTTAACTCCTTTTTTGTTATTTCATTTCAGATGGCTGGCGGTTCTGTGACCATGACGGGTACAGCACTGTTGCTGGCGTCGATTACCAATGTTCCATCCATGTTGGCAGCAGCATTCATACTCCGAAAATGGGGACATGAACGGACGATGCTGCTTGCAGCCGGGGCGTATATGTTACGTTGGGGGATACAATGGCTATGGCCGACACCTGAGGTCATGATTGGCGTTCAGGTGCTGCATGGGTTATCCTTCGGATTCTTCTATATCGCAGCAGTGGAATATGTGGCTTCCGTTACGGGACGGGAGATGCAAGCCACAGGACAAAGTTTATTTAACATGGTGTTTGCTGGCCTGGGCGGAATTGTTGGTAATATGCTTAACGGATATTTACTCGATTCCGGCGGTCCATCACTGATGTATCTGGCTTGCACGATCAGTGCGGCACTAGGATCAGTGATTCTGTATATCGTCAGCAGGCAGGCCAAAGAACAGAGAAGAGCATACTCATTAGAATAG
- a CDS encoding helix-turn-helix domain-containing protein has protein sequence MKVNLKRNWHTKLMYSYFPIFLLTISILIFLSFLIVNELSRNETQKADMISTRYILDTLERSLSDIELRLLEDIGANKTYSRFLEAGQGQLSSQFIYDAASGLGRMLDQQDMIQSIYLYRMSDSQILTPRGMMRLEDFEDRAYIEQALKDRENLGWNLPRDYKERSFDVPSQVISMNKWLPLPWGGEGLLVITIRMYAVERQIDNMTNEKLSVLQVRDKSDNLIYTAHQMDPSAGEILNRVTADKLGLVFESGIQSGQLYSWVSLVSYVWIGIGLLTIVGAVAGLIYITRRNTRPIQLIMNRIQALQPRAEEDEAAPSVKDELALIDRALEHLIAQTVDYEKQHHENLLIHRRQLLVDLMEGERMDSFRQRLRHLQPLEERFMEPKSVAVLIAEMNGDDLSTNQNILKIALMNVVEELVQNETQFGGWAEWFGNRRLIVVIASDEQEGLDRELLMDLAKQMHMWIAENFRLRFTFGIGRTVSGWEEITRSYASADMGLRHRLTLGKDAIVLSEQLPDRIELQSYKYLQMLADFVREFRLTGDGWRTQLDQMFVAFSEDQITDNDIRMLLQALIQMLSREFGELSERLQSQFAEEILTRLRSDIQQVETLEGIQEILQKWLKEVYRNYVSVNETKSHRAMINELRIYIEEHFDDPDLSLKHLSDRFQISGKYASYLFKEEFEMKFVDFLVKLRVEKACRLLSASDMAVQDIALQVGYANAISFGRVFKRIMGVTPGDYRKQSGKQGDQ, from the coding sequence ATGAAAGTAAATCTGAAGCGGAATTGGCACACCAAGTTGATGTATTCGTATTTTCCTATTTTTCTGCTTACGATTTCCATTCTGATCTTTCTCTCCTTCCTGATTGTCAACGAACTCTCACGTAACGAAACGCAAAAAGCCGACATGATCTCCACCCGCTATATCCTGGATACACTGGAGCGATCGCTAAGCGACATTGAACTTCGCTTGCTTGAAGACATTGGTGCGAACAAAACATATAGTCGCTTTCTGGAAGCTGGACAGGGACAATTATCGAGTCAATTCATCTATGATGCAGCAAGTGGGCTGGGACGTATGCTGGATCAGCAGGATATGATTCAATCCATTTATCTCTATCGCATGTCCGATTCCCAGATTCTTACGCCCAGAGGCATGATGCGTTTGGAAGATTTTGAAGATCGCGCCTATATTGAGCAAGCCTTGAAAGATCGGGAGAATCTTGGTTGGAACTTGCCACGTGATTATAAGGAACGTTCCTTCGACGTACCTTCACAGGTGATTAGCATGAATAAGTGGCTTCCTTTGCCGTGGGGCGGGGAAGGTCTGCTCGTCATTACCATCCGCATGTATGCAGTGGAACGGCAGATTGATAACATGACCAATGAAAAGTTATCTGTTCTTCAGGTTCGGGATAAGAGCGACAATCTGATCTATACCGCGCATCAAATGGACCCTTCTGCAGGTGAAATCCTTAATCGTGTGACTGCGGACAAGCTTGGTCTGGTCTTTGAGAGCGGCATTCAATCCGGACAGCTGTATTCATGGGTATCACTCGTCTCTTATGTGTGGATCGGTATTGGATTATTAACGATTGTTGGTGCAGTGGCGGGACTAATCTACATTACGCGCAGAAATACGCGGCCCATCCAGCTCATCATGAATCGAATTCAGGCGTTACAGCCACGTGCCGAGGAGGATGAAGCAGCACCATCCGTCAAGGATGAACTGGCACTCATCGACCGTGCGCTGGAACATCTGATTGCTCAGACGGTTGACTATGAGAAACAACATCATGAAAACTTGCTGATTCATCGCAGACAGTTGCTTGTTGATCTGATGGAAGGAGAGCGAATGGATTCGTTCCGTCAGCGACTTCGCCATCTGCAACCGCTAGAGGAACGATTCATGGAACCGAAGAGTGTTGCTGTCCTCATTGCGGAGATGAATGGTGACGATCTCTCGACCAATCAGAATATTCTGAAGATTGCGCTCATGAACGTAGTGGAAGAACTTGTGCAGAATGAGACCCAGTTCGGCGGTTGGGCTGAATGGTTTGGGAACCGCAGGCTTATTGTGGTGATTGCGTCGGATGAGCAGGAAGGACTGGATCGTGAATTGCTTATGGATCTGGCTAAGCAGATGCATATGTGGATTGCGGAAAACTTCCGCCTACGGTTTACGTTCGGGATTGGACGAACCGTATCGGGCTGGGAGGAGATTACTCGATCCTATGCGAGTGCAGATATGGGTTTGCGGCATAGACTTACCCTTGGTAAAGATGCCATCGTTCTCAGTGAGCAACTGCCGGATCGTATTGAGCTGCAATCGTACAAGTATTTGCAGATGCTCGCAGACTTTGTCCGTGAATTCAGACTAACCGGCGATGGTTGGCGAACGCAGCTGGATCAGATGTTTGTTGCGTTCAGCGAAGATCAGATTACAGATAACGATATTCGCATGTTGCTGCAGGCATTAATCCAGATGTTGTCCCGTGAATTCGGGGAACTGTCTGAGCGTTTGCAAAGCCAATTTGCCGAGGAAATCCTGACTCGTCTTCGCAGTGATATCCAGCAGGTGGAGACACTGGAGGGGATTCAAGAGATTTTGCAGAAGTGGCTTAAAGAGGTTTATCGCAATTATGTATCTGTGAATGAAACGAAAAGTCATCGCGCGATGATCAACGAGCTGCGGATATATATTGAAGAGCATTTTGATGATCCGGATCTGTCGCTGAAACATCTGAGTGATCGGTTCCAAATCTCGGGCAAATATGCGAGTTATCTGTTCAAGGAAGAGTTTGAGATGAAGTTTGTTGATTTTCTGGTGAAACTGAGGGTCGAAAAGGCCTGCCGTCTGTTGTCTGCATCCGATATGGCTGTTCAGGATATTGCTCTGCAAGTGGGTTATGCCAATGCCATCTCCTTTGGCAGAGTATTTAAACGGATTATGGGCGTGACACCAGGGGACTACCGCAAGCAGAGTGGAAAACAAGGGGATCAATAA